A portion of the Calothrix sp. 336/3 genome contains these proteins:
- a CDS encoding glycosyltransferase gives MRKPVLTIFYQYNPWNKTIGGIQTLINTFIKYAPEEFTVRLVGTGSDSKQPIGEWQQAEFAGREISFLPLLTIENDNVRKLIPTTIKYTTALFGRCYESDFMHFHRLEPTLATQKWQGEKTLFIHNDIQTQMQAGGNKNAILWRRFPTVYFALEKLLVKQFAEILSCNTDSARLYQQRYPDLAERVAYIKNSFDDQIFYPLSPEGKEAARAEMASQMGLPASTRFVLFAGRLHPQKDPILLVRSLAALNDPLVHLLIAGDGELAEEIQAEIARLNLASRVTMLGAVTAQELSKLHRLSSVFALSSAYEGLPLVVLEALASGTPIVTTHCGETPKLLTTDSGVVCAERTPVCIADGLRRILLQPENYPIQACVRAAQPYAASKVVEDVYSQMWHRWEQRYPALVN, from the coding sequence ATGCGTAAACCTGTTCTCACAATCTTTTATCAATACAATCCGTGGAATAAAACTATTGGAGGAATTCAGACATTAATCAACACCTTTATTAAGTATGCTCCTGAGGAGTTTACCGTCCGCCTAGTGGGGACTGGTAGCGACAGCAAGCAACCTATAGGTGAATGGCAACAGGCAGAATTTGCAGGCAGGGAGATTAGTTTCCTGCCTTTGTTGACTATAGAAAATGATAATGTCAGAAAGCTGATACCAACGACTATTAAGTATACGACTGCCCTGTTTGGGCGTTGCTATGAGTCGGATTTCATGCACTTCCACCGTCTAGAGCCAACCCTGGCAACCCAGAAGTGGCAAGGGGAAAAGACTCTGTTTATTCACAACGATATCCAGACACAAATGCAAGCTGGGGGAAATAAAAATGCAATCCTGTGGCGGAGATTTCCCACAGTTTATTTTGCCCTAGAAAAACTATTGGTCAAGCAATTTGCGGAAATTCTCTCCTGTAATACAGATTCCGCAAGGTTATATCAACAGCGTTATCCCGATTTAGCAGAACGGGTGGCGTATATCAAAAACTCCTTCGATGATCAGATATTTTACCCGCTAAGTCCGGAAGGGAAGGAAGCAGCAAGGGCAGAAATGGCATCCCAGATGGGTTTGCCAGCATCTACTCGGTTTGTGCTGTTTGCTGGTAGACTGCATCCCCAAAAAGATCCGATTTTATTGGTGCGATCGCTAGCTGCCTTAAACGATCCCTTGGTACACTTACTGATCGCTGGAGACGGAGAACTAGCAGAGGAAATCCAAGCTGAGATTGCCCGGTTAAATTTAGCCTCAAGGGTGACAATGTTAGGGGCGGTCACAGCTCAGGAATTGTCGAAATTGCATCGTCTCAGTAGCGTATTTGCTCTGAGTAGCGCCTACGAAGGTTTACCCTTGGTAGTATTGGAAGCACTAGCTTCCGGTACACCGATAGTTACAACCCATTGCGGGGAAACTCCCAAACTATTAACTACTGATAGTGGGGTAGTTTGTGCTGAACGGACACCAGTTTGCATTGCCGATGGTTTGCGTCGAATTCTTCTACAACCGGAGAATTACCCCATCCAAGCTTGTGTGCGAGCAGCACAACCCTATGCTGCCAGCAAGGTAGTGGAAGATGTCTACAGTCAAATGTGGCATCGTTGGGAGCAACGTTACCCAGCTTTAGTAAATTAA
- a CDS encoding glycosyltransferase family 4 protein encodes MKIAVIGAKGLPPRQGGIEHQCAEVYPRIVAEGHSVDLFGRATYTDSPWLDTYDFQGVKVISMPDMRMRGVDAFVTSALGAIAATGKKYDIVHFHALGPSLFTVLPRIATSAKVVVTCQGLDWQRAKWGTFSTRLIQMGEKAAVRYAHGLIVVSEALKSYFWQNYERETVYIPNAPASYGESDPHFAYGQQLGLTSGKYMVYVGRLVPEKRPDLLVEAFSQLKPPGWKLVLAGGVSDTQSYTTKLLEQVANNPDIIFAGELRGARLWEIVRGAGLFVLPSDLEGLPLAMLEAIQEGIPVLASDILPHQQLLNGGRGTMFTAGDGNACIRAMDWAVNHPQDLAVMAERAQKHIQAHYSWENISSETLKLYTTLLDTPDTVRVGANTGGLAGVMGKD; translated from the coding sequence ATGAAAATTGCAGTTATCGGTGCAAAAGGTCTACCTCCTAGGCAAGGTGGTATTGAACATCAATGTGCAGAAGTTTACCCTCGAATTGTCGCCGAGGGGCACAGTGTAGATTTATTCGGACGGGCAACTTACACAGATTCTCCTTGGTTAGATACCTATGATTTCCAAGGTGTGAAAGTCATTTCCATGCCCGATATGCGGATGCGGGGAGTTGATGCTTTCGTGACTTCTGCTCTGGGGGCGATCGCCGCCACAGGGAAAAAATACGATATTGTGCATTTTCATGCCCTCGGACCATCCCTATTTACCGTCCTACCACGCATTGCTACCTCTGCCAAGGTGGTTGTCACCTGTCAAGGACTAGACTGGCAACGGGCAAAATGGGGTACTTTCTCCACTCGCTTGATTCAAATGGGGGAAAAAGCCGCAGTTCGTTACGCTCACGGCTTAATTGTTGTATCTGAAGCTCTGAAATCTTACTTTTGGCAGAACTACGAACGGGAAACAGTATACATCCCCAACGCTCCAGCTAGTTATGGGGAGTCAGACCCACATTTTGCCTATGGTCAACAGTTAGGTTTAACATCAGGTAAATACATGGTCTACGTCGGTAGACTAGTTCCAGAAAAACGCCCGGATTTACTCGTAGAAGCCTTTAGCCAACTTAAACCCCCTGGTTGGAAATTAGTATTAGCCGGTGGTGTCAGCGATACCCAGTCATATACCACCAAACTCCTAGAACAGGTAGCAAATAACCCGGATATTATCTTTGCTGGGGAATTGCGGGGAGCCAGGTTATGGGAAATTGTCCGAGGTGCGGGGCTATTTGTTCTCCCCTCCGACTTAGAAGGATTACCCCTAGCCATGCTGGAAGCTATCCAGGAAGGTATTCCCGTTCTAGCGAGTGACATTTTGCCCCATCAACAATTACTCAATGGTGGCAGAGGTACAATGTTTACTGCTGGGGATGGGAACGCTTGTATTCGTGCCATGGATTGGGCAGTCAATCACCCCCAAGACTTGGCAGTGATGGCAGAAAGAGCCCAAAAACATATCCAAGCGCACTACAGTTGGGAAAACATTTCCTCGGAAACCTTAAAACTTTACACCACATTGTTAGATACCCCCGACACCGTCAGAGTTGGTGCAAATACAGGTGGATTGGCTGGTGTGATGGGTAAGGATTAG
- a CDS encoding polysaccharide biosynthesis tyrosine autokinase, whose translation MAKGISSLVAVLKRRGLPAAAAFVAVMGAAGAYLLLSPKLYEASARMMLDDKRVSVSDLGRDLTQVTSTTPGGPSPLADQAELVKSEKVLEKAIAATYPPGVKDSITPEKLRKKLKVKIVPATNILEFKYEARDAQLAAKLLNVIAQTMVEENTRTISSQATKVREFLEKKEVPAAQRNLTVAEANENRQKQASGIVSFDEQSKSVVTSLASLEDQERTALAQLQELRSRAASLEKITKTTSLDKAYSAVRTGQDEEVKKLRSKLTELEQQVIQAKLKFTEEHPTVTKLVQERDAVKAMYEQEVARVSPDGQSQTTNFASDDLTKDLTAQLITNQTESLAVQKKLRVIQAERANLQARLGKLPLQQQSVAALTRKREEAAESLKTLQRKLEEARIAEAQKVSNLSIIEFAKPGTSPSSPKIPVVLVVATVFGTVLATGIILLLEAMDNTLRSGWEAQDLLKLQLLGVLPRLPGSTLKLQSADTFLDDIGSVEPYRMLLKNIEFRNLEDLNSIVISSTISGEGKSVVASHLGAVSAMLSRKTLIIDADLRRPEQHRIFHLEHKPGVADVIAGNLSLMEAVQPSGTENLSVLTCGEMHNRPSQLLESPEMKALIAEATAKFDLVIIDTPPLCACADASTLSRYSDGMVVVTRPGFTLKEILQKAVVDLTHNGVKVLGIVVNGMTSDTDLYYRYPVTGYQPKLTPTNKSFTALSGGKNSK comes from the coding sequence ATGGCAAAAGGTATTTCATCTTTAGTAGCAGTTTTAAAACGACGTGGTTTACCGGCAGCAGCAGCTTTTGTGGCTGTGATGGGTGCGGCGGGAGCTTATTTATTACTAAGTCCCAAATTATACGAAGCATCTGCCAGGATGATGCTGGATGACAAGCGAGTCAGTGTTTCTGACTTAGGGCGTGACCTGACCCAGGTAACTTCAACTACACCGGGTGGTCCGAGTCCCCTGGCTGACCAAGCCGAATTGGTGAAATCGGAGAAGGTATTAGAAAAGGCGATCGCCGCCACCTATCCTCCAGGAGTGAAAGACTCAATCACCCCAGAAAAGCTGAGGAAGAAACTCAAGGTAAAAATTGTTCCAGCTACGAATATTCTGGAATTCAAATATGAAGCCAGAGATGCCCAATTAGCGGCGAAACTGTTGAATGTGATTGCCCAGACGATGGTAGAAGAGAATACCCGTACCATCAGTTCCCAAGCCACAAAAGTCCGAGAATTTCTGGAAAAGAAAGAGGTTCCTGCGGCACAGCGTAACTTGACTGTGGCAGAAGCCAACGAAAATCGCCAAAAACAGGCAAGTGGGATTGTTTCCTTTGATGAGCAAAGCAAGAGTGTGGTGACGAGCTTGGCAAGTTTGGAAGACCAAGAAAGAACCGCCCTAGCTCAGTTACAAGAGTTGCGATCGCGCGCTGCTTCCCTAGAAAAAATTACCAAAACCACATCCCTCGACAAAGCTTATAGTGCTGTGCGCACTGGACAGGATGAGGAAGTCAAAAAGCTACGCTCTAAGCTCACAGAATTAGAACAGCAAGTCATCCAAGCTAAACTCAAATTTACCGAAGAACATCCCACAGTCACAAAACTCGTCCAAGAACGGGATGCAGTCAAGGCAATGTACGAGCAAGAGGTGGCACGAGTCTCCCCCGATGGGCAAAGTCAAACCACCAATTTTGCCTCCGATGACCTCACCAAGGATTTAACTGCTCAGTTAATCACCAATCAAACGGAAAGTCTAGCTGTCCAGAAAAAACTCCGTGTTATCCAAGCAGAGCGAGCTAATCTCCAAGCACGTCTAGGTAAACTACCCCTACAACAACAATCCGTCGCTGCTCTCACCCGCAAACGGGAAGAAGCCGCCGAATCTCTAAAAACCCTGCAACGCAAGTTAGAAGAAGCTCGCATCGCCGAAGCGCAAAAAGTCAGCAACCTCAGCATTATCGAATTTGCCAAACCTGGTACCTCTCCCAGTTCCCCGAAAATTCCCGTGGTGTTGGTTGTGGCAACGGTTTTTGGTACTGTTCTGGCAACGGGTATCATCTTGCTTCTGGAAGCCATGGATAACACCCTGCGCAGTGGTTGGGAAGCTCAAGACTTGTTGAAATTACAACTGCTCGGTGTCCTACCCCGTCTACCTGGAAGTACTCTGAAATTACAGTCTGCGGATACGTTCCTCGATGATATCGGCTCCGTGGAACCCTACCGGATGCTCCTGAAAAACATCGAATTCCGTAACCTGGAAGACCTAAATAGCATTGTGATCAGTAGCACGATTTCCGGTGAAGGGAAGTCTGTGGTTGCTTCCCACCTAGGAGCAGTTTCGGCGATGCTCTCCCGCAAAACCTTAATTATTGATGCGGATTTACGTCGTCCCGAACAACATCGAATTTTCCACCTTGAGCATAAACCGGGTGTTGCTGATGTCATTGCTGGTAATCTTTCCCTGATGGAAGCGGTACAACCCTCCGGAACAGAGAATTTGTCAGTTCTCACCTGCGGGGAAATGCATAACCGTCCTTCCCAACTCCTAGAATCACCAGAGATGAAAGCCCTAATTGCCGAAGCCACCGCCAAATTCGACTTGGTAATTATTGACACTCCTCCTCTATGTGCTTGCGCTGATGCTTCTACCTTGAGTCGTTATAGTGACGGTATGGTAGTAGTTACACGTCCCGGCTTTACCCTGAAGGAAATTCTCCAAAAGGCAGTAGTTGATTTAACTCATAATGGGGTAAAAGTTCTCGGTATTGTCGTGAATGGCATGACCTCAGACACAGATTTATACTACCGTTACCCAGTAACAGGCTATCAACCCAAATTAACCCCCACAAACAAGAGCTTCACCGCTCTGAGTGGTGGAAAAAATTCTAAGTAG
- a CDS encoding O-antigen ligase — MLDNQGSNRSIFALIVACVGIVLGIGGGFLAGAQPLYLGLGVVAIAICVYFFSSFEQAVLGLLILRSSLDILSDLQIPAAFAIGVDILAVLYVVFAVLTGKKVYTDNFWWFFLGWVFLQAMWMVLLPLGGLGLDGSFLAASAREWVRLFSWAMVYLLVMQLQDTIPPQRAISLLLLGLIAPLLLASLQMFVPSILPPILSHDGGTDAALSLAGESRIRGTLGHPNTFATFVLLFIGLTWWKLGQSREKWQWLILLGTLVFFYVSTKALFSLMMIGVFVLVLIAPRLKPLNIIAGLLLIAVVLGLFASSEFGQARLASLGNTPLFNPDMDVSRAILLSQGDNNSFNWRLSQWSYLLQRWEDYPMLGYGLGLSTYVSTNQLLPHNDYVRALVEGGIVGLVVYLGFFIAQGVRLWQLLKSPNITPSQRQLCQILLAILAAIPLGMITENIWSHTTLFFYWWTILAIAGWNWQPQTTTQQLESPDLGVSSLLQKSRK, encoded by the coding sequence ATGCTAGATAATCAAGGTTCAAATCGTTCCATTTTTGCTCTGATAGTCGCGTGCGTTGGTATCGTACTGGGAATTGGTGGTGGTTTTCTTGCCGGCGCTCAACCGCTTTATTTAGGGTTGGGTGTGGTGGCGATCGCCATCTGTGTCTATTTCTTTAGCAGTTTTGAACAGGCTGTCCTAGGGTTATTAATTTTACGTAGCTCCCTGGATATTTTATCGGATTTACAAATTCCCGCCGCCTTTGCCATCGGAGTTGATATCCTGGCAGTCCTATATGTGGTTTTTGCGGTACTAACTGGTAAAAAAGTCTACACAGATAATTTCTGGTGGTTTTTCCTGGGATGGGTCTTTCTCCAAGCTATGTGGATGGTTCTCCTACCCCTGGGGGGACTGGGACTTGACGGTTCTTTCCTGGCTGCCAGTGCGCGGGAGTGGGTACGGTTATTTTCTTGGGCAATGGTGTATCTTTTGGTGATGCAGCTTCAAGATACAATCCCCCCCCAACGAGCAATTTCCCTGCTGCTCTTGGGATTAATTGCCCCCCTCCTTTTAGCATCACTCCAGATGTTCGTCCCCTCCATACTGCCTCCGATTCTCTCCCACGATGGCGGAACAGACGCAGCATTAAGCTTGGCGGGGGAGTCTCGCATCCGGGGAACCCTTGGACATCCCAATACTTTCGCCACCTTTGTGCTATTGTTCATCGGTTTGACTTGGTGGAAACTCGGACAATCTAGAGAAAAATGGCAATGGTTGATATTACTGGGGACTTTAGTATTCTTTTACGTCAGTACTAAAGCCCTGTTTAGCTTGATGATGATTGGTGTTTTTGTCTTGGTGCTAATTGCTCCTCGCTTAAAACCCTTAAATATCATCGCTGGTTTATTATTAATTGCCGTAGTGCTGGGTTTATTTGCCAGTAGCGAATTTGGGCAAGCTCGTTTGGCTTCCCTAGGGAATACTCCTCTGTTTAACCCCGACATGGATGTTTCCCGCGCGATTTTACTTTCCCAAGGGGATAATAACAGTTTTAACTGGCGACTTTCCCAGTGGTCATATTTATTACAACGTTGGGAAGATTATCCGATGTTGGGTTATGGATTGGGGTTGAGTACCTACGTCAGCACTAACCAATTGCTGCCCCATAATGATTATGTGCGGGCATTGGTGGAAGGTGGGATTGTCGGGCTGGTTGTTTATCTAGGATTTTTTATTGCCCAAGGTGTGCGCTTATGGCAATTGCTAAAATCACCAAATATCACCCCTTCCCAGCGTCAACTTTGTCAAATTCTCTTGGCAATTTTAGCCGCGATTCCTTTGGGGATGATTACTGAAAATATCTGGAGTCATACCACCTTATTCTTTTATTGGTGGACGATATTGGCGATCGCTGGTTGGAATTGGCAACCCCAAACAACCACACAACAACTAGAATCCCCAGATTTGGGAGTATCCAGCTTGTTGCAAAAATCAAGAAAGTAG
- a CDS encoding serine acetyltransferase has translation MQNFIEYIFQDWQANQDTSSKSRFVLVMFRSAQLICRLPAPISTIYKFLYQFIVEWIMGIELPYDTQIGKNLKLIHGIALVVNHHTIIGENCTLRHATTIGNKQLADGSPSAAPKIGDRVDIGSNVVMIGDITIGDRAVIGAGSVVVKDVAANTIVAGNPAKVLKVLETATVT, from the coding sequence ATGCAAAATTTTATTGAATATATCTTCCAAGACTGGCAAGCAAATCAAGATACTAGCTCTAAGTCTCGATTTGTCTTGGTGATGTTTCGCTCTGCGCAACTAATTTGCCGTTTACCCGCACCAATTTCTACTATATACAAGTTTCTCTATCAATTTATCGTCGAGTGGATTATGGGGATAGAATTGCCCTATGACACCCAAATCGGCAAAAACCTGAAATTAATCCATGGCATTGCTCTAGTCGTCAACCATCACACCATCATTGGTGAAAACTGTACCCTCCGTCATGCTACCACTATCGGGAATAAGCAATTGGCGGATGGTTCTCCCAGTGCTGCACCCAAAATTGGCGATCGCGTTGATATTGGTTCTAACGTGGTGATGATTGGTGATATTACCATTGGCGATCGCGCTGTCATCGGTGCTGGTTCCGTGGTTGTCAAAGATGTGGCAGCCAACACCATTGTTGCAGGCAATCCCGCCAAAGTTTTAAAAGTCTTGGAAACAGCGACAGTGACATAG
- a CDS encoding DUF1778 domain-containing protein: MQPNTAASKQPNRDFTINIRVQQGQRDLIDRAAAAVGKSRSDFILETACREAETVLLDRRLFLLDEQKFQEFIALLDTTPNPQLQKLLTTKAPWE; this comes from the coding sequence ATGCAGCCAAATACAGCAGCATCTAAACAGCCCAACCGCGACTTCACTATCAACATCAGGGTACAGCAAGGGCAACGAGATTTAATAGATCGAGCAGCAGCAGCAGTAGGTAAAAGTCGTTCTGATTTTATTTTAGAGACTGCTTGCCGAGAAGCGGAAACTGTTTTATTGGATCGTCGGCTTTTTTTGTTGGATGAACAAAAATTTCAGGAATTTATTGCCCTGCTCGACACCACACCAAATCCCCAACTCCAGAAACTACTCACCACCAAAGCTCCTTGGGAGTAA
- a CDS encoding GNAT family N-acetyltransferase — protein MSDEKQEIQAPQPLNQNHDWQEFDSGNEELDLWLKQRAWKNEGSGASRTYVVTVLEKVIAYYCLANGSVVNTTAPGKVRRNMPDPIPVMVIGRLAVDRRWQGQGIGYALVRDGILRTLQAAKIAGIRAIIVHAISPQAKEFYEKCGFIASPVAPMTLMLPLTNIISG, from the coding sequence GTGAGTGACGAAAAACAAGAAATTCAGGCTCCCCAACCTTTGAACCAAAACCATGATTGGCAAGAGTTTGACTCTGGTAACGAGGAATTAGATCTATGGTTAAAGCAACGAGCATGGAAAAATGAGGGTAGTGGCGCATCTAGAACCTATGTAGTGACGGTGCTAGAAAAAGTCATTGCCTATTATTGTTTGGCAAATGGCAGTGTGGTTAATACTACTGCCCCAGGTAAAGTTAGACGCAATATGCCAGATCCCATTCCAGTGATGGTGATTGGGCGATTAGCTGTAGATAGGCGTTGGCAGGGGCAAGGAATCGGCTATGCTTTGGTACGGGATGGGATTTTGCGTACTCTGCAAGCGGCAAAGATTGCGGGTATCAGGGCAATCATAGTTCACGCGATTTCCCCCCAGGCAAAGGAATTTTATGAGAAATGTGGCTTTATTGCTTCTCCCGTAGCACCAATGACGCTGATGCTGCCCCTCACTAATATCATATCTGGCTGA
- a CDS encoding glycosyltransferase, with translation MPKVSVVIPAHNAMAYLPETLENVLQQTFTDFEVLIVNDGSSDNIVSWATGICDTRVKLISQPNQGISATRNTGIALTTGDYIAFLDADDLWEPTKLAKQVSYLDCHPQVGLVYTGMLFIDERSYSTGRIIQSKVEGNVLDKVLLSNPIPCSSVMIRRQCFAEVGVFDRNLRSIEDWDMWIRIAARYPLGVIPEALMYYRQVPNSLSKNYQAMEKAFVTVIEKAFSKIAPPELLNLKSRSYGDAYLCLAWKSLQSKDRNYQQAAKYRRQAIESNSQLRFSPEFMRLSLAIAIMSFLGVAGYKKILEILYFLRRKIFFVL, from the coding sequence ATGCCAAAGGTTTCTGTGGTAATACCTGCCCACAATGCCATGGCGTACCTGCCAGAAACTCTAGAAAATGTCTTGCAACAAACCTTTACAGACTTCGAGGTTCTGATTGTTAATGATGGTAGTTCCGACAACATTGTATCATGGGCTACTGGAATTTGTGACACTCGCGTCAAATTAATTTCCCAACCCAATCAAGGAATATCTGCAACTCGCAACACGGGGATAGCCTTGACCACAGGAGATTATATCGCTTTCTTGGATGCTGACGACCTCTGGGAGCCAACCAAATTAGCCAAACAAGTGAGTTATTTGGATTGCCATCCCCAAGTAGGTTTGGTATACACTGGAATGTTATTTATTGATGAGCGCAGTTACTCCACAGGTAGAATTATCCAATCAAAGGTAGAAGGTAACGTTTTAGACAAAGTTCTCCTTTCAAATCCCATTCCTTGCTCCTCGGTAATGATACGTCGTCAATGTTTCGCTGAGGTGGGTGTATTCGATCGCAACTTACGTTCCATTGAAGATTGGGATATGTGGATTCGCATCGCAGCTCGCTACCCCCTAGGTGTGATTCCCGAAGCTTTGATGTATTATCGTCAAGTTCCGAACAGTCTGTCAAAAAACTACCAAGCAATGGAAAAAGCTTTTGTGACTGTGATTGAAAAAGCTTTTAGCAAAATTGCCCCACCAGAATTGCTCAATCTCAAGTCTCGCAGTTATGGTGATGCCTATCTTTGTTTAGCCTGGAAATCATTACAAAGCAAGGATAGAAACTACCAACAAGCCGCAAAATATCGCCGCCAAGCTATTGAATCTAATTCGCAATTGCGTTTTTCTCCCGAATTTATGCGTTTAAGCTTGGCGATCGCAATTATGTCGTTTTTAGGTGTTGCAGGATACAAAAAAATCCTAGAAATCCTGTATTTTCTACGGAGAAAAATCTTTTTTGTCCTCTAA
- a CDS encoding glycosyltransferase: MPKVSVVIPAYNAMAHLPETLESILRQTFTDFEVLIINDGSSDQIIPWTKKITDSRVKLISQANQGVSVARNTGINYAQGDYVAFIDADDLWEATKLEQQVQYMETHPEVGLCHTWLFLINEQSQPTGRVLGTEITGNIWQQLLEKNVIACSSTFVRRNCFRDVGSFDRNLRVAEDWDMWLRIAAKYPIGVIKEPLVSYRLHPQNKSKKYASRLEDLRLIIEKAFQSVPFEQLHLRNRSYGHMNLCIAWKCLQSSDTHYKKAKFFQSQALAHYPQLRFSREYIRLSLALAMMHYLGLNSYHKIQELTYMLQRSLGRLRHLTLSLD; encoded by the coding sequence ATGCCAAAGGTATCTGTAGTCATTCCAGCCTATAATGCTATGGCTCATTTGCCAGAGACATTAGAAAGTATACTGAGGCAGACCTTCACTGATTTTGAAGTTTTAATCATCAATGATGGCAGTTCTGACCAAATCATCCCATGGACAAAAAAGATTACAGACTCCCGTGTCAAATTAATTTCCCAAGCGAATCAGGGTGTATCTGTAGCCCGAAATACGGGTATTAATTATGCCCAGGGTGACTATGTTGCCTTCATTGATGCAGACGATTTGTGGGAAGCAACAAAACTAGAGCAGCAAGTGCAGTACATGGAAACCCACCCAGAAGTTGGTTTATGTCACACTTGGTTGTTCCTCATCAATGAACAAAGTCAACCCACAGGGAGGGTTCTCGGTACGGAAATCACAGGAAATATTTGGCAACAACTCCTGGAAAAGAATGTGATTGCTTGCTCTTCTACTTTTGTCCGTCGTAACTGTTTCCGTGACGTTGGTTCCTTCGATAGGAATTTACGTGTAGCAGAAGACTGGGATATGTGGTTACGGATTGCAGCTAAATATCCAATTGGGGTAATTAAAGAACCTCTAGTGAGTTACCGTTTACATCCCCAGAATAAGTCGAAAAAATACGCTTCCCGTTTAGAAGACCTGAGATTAATTATCGAGAAAGCTTTTCAGTCTGTTCCCTTTGAACAGCTACATCTGCGTAATCGTAGCTATGGTCACATGAATCTATGTATAGCATGGAAGTGCTTACAAAGTAGTGATACACATTACAAAAAGGCAAAATTTTTCCAGTCTCAAGCCTTAGCCCATTATCCCCAATTGCGTTTTTCCCGTGAATACATTCGCTTAAGTCTAGCTTTAGCAATGATGCATTATTTGGGGCTGAATTCCTACCACAAAATCCAGGAGTTGACATATATGTTACAACGGTCTTTAGGACGTTTGCGTCACCTCACTTTATCCCTAGATTAA
- a CDS encoding glycosyltransferase family A protein translates to MPVVSVVIPAYNAMTYLPETLATVWTQTFTDFEVILVDDGSTDHLGEWAKGITDSRCKFISQTHQGAAIARNLGISIAQGEYIAFLDADDLWHPTKLEKQVKYLQKKPEIGLVYTWTALINAQGQPTGRFWTSHWEGNVWERMAIVDEMIGSGSNPLVRRSCLESVGFFDSDLTGCQDWDMWIRIAAKYPFGVIKQLLTFYRNHPQGMSKNLPVMQHNRLKVIEKTFAHQQSSQLKNQAYSCTYLYQAWNFIDQGNYQQAHYHRQQALAHNPQLYHNENYLRLSLAIAMTRFLGNSSYKSIRSLTHWLHHLFIHISHSS, encoded by the coding sequence ATGCCTGTAGTTTCGGTTGTCATTCCCGCTTATAATGCAATGACTTATTTGCCAGAAACCTTGGCAACTGTATGGACACAAACTTTTACTGACTTTGAAGTTATTCTCGTTGATGATGGTAGCACAGATCATCTCGGCGAGTGGGCAAAGGGGATTACCGATTCCCGTTGCAAGTTTATTTCCCAAACCCACCAAGGTGCAGCGATCGCCCGTAATTTAGGTATTAGTATAGCCCAAGGTGAGTATATCGCCTTTCTCGATGCTGATGACTTATGGCATCCCACAAAGTTAGAAAAACAAGTCAAATATCTCCAAAAAAAACCTGAGATTGGTTTAGTATACACCTGGACAGCCCTAATTAACGCCCAAGGTCAACCCACAGGTCGATTTTGGACATCCCACTGGGAAGGAAATGTCTGGGAAAGAATGGCGATCGTTGATGAAATGATTGGTAGTGGTAGCAATCCCCTAGTACGTCGCTCCTGCTTAGAATCCGTAGGATTTTTTGATTCTGACTTGACAGGTTGCCAAGATTGGGATATGTGGATTCGCATTGCCGCCAAATACCCTTTTGGGGTGATTAAACAACTTCTGACTTTTTACCGCAATCATCCCCAAGGAATGTCCAAAAATTTGCCCGTAATGCAGCACAACCGCTTGAAAGTCATTGAAAAAACCTTTGCTCACCAACAATCTTCCCAACTAAAAAATCAAGCCTATAGTTGCACCTATCTCTACCAAGCCTGGAATTTTATTGATCAAGGTAATTATCAACAAGCTCATTATCACCGTCAACAAGCCCTTGCTCACAATCCGCAACTATACCATAATGAGAACTATCTGCGCCTCAGCCTAGCCATCGCGATGACTCGCTTTTTAGGTAATAGTAGTTACAAGTCTATACGTAGTCTTACCCATTGGCTACACCATCTCTTCATCCATATTTCCCACAGTAGTTAA